The window AACAATCGCGCAGCTGATGCTCCTCCTGTAACGAACCAGATGTCATTGGTTCCGGTAGCAAGTAGACAGGCACCGCTGGCTGCAAAAGCACCTTCGCCCTCCAACGCATCTGGCATGTTGGCAGAGAGTATAGGTTTCCAGTTAGCTCCTCCATCGCTGGTGATGAGCAATCGGAATTTGCCATCAACTGGATCGCTGATCGCCACGCCATGCTGCTCATCCCAGAAGGCGAGAGCATCATAAAACGCTTTGGGATTATCATTCGTGAACTGCAGTTTCCATTGCTTGCCGCCATCTGTTGTTTTGTAGATGCGGGAGTTTTCACCTGAGCCGATGCTGAGGATGTAAGCGACATCTTTGCTGAAGGCTTCAATGTCACGAAAGTCGAGTTTCTCCGCGCCGGGGACGGTGATGACTTCCCAGGTCTTGCCGCCGTCAAGCGTGCGACCCACGGTGCCTTTAGTGCCACTGACCCAGGCGACGTCGCTAGAGATGGCGCAAAGGCCTCGGAAGTCAGCAGTGGTGTTGATGGATTGTTGTACCCATTGTGCGTTGCTGGTTTGAGTAACAGCAATCATCAAGGCAAACGTGATGCAGATGAATTTCATTTGATGGCCTGGTTCGGGTTAATGACGCGCTTATTGTATTCTCAGCACACTTAATGACTTTGTAGTTAAGCGGTCTTGCTTGCGACTTTATCTTGATGATGCCCAAGATGATAGAGTGTGAAGAAGAGCATTTCACGGACGGACAATTTACCTAGCAGTGGATGTGGCAAGACAAGCCGATCCAAGTCTTGCTCTGTCCAATTCTCCAGTGCCTGGGAGAGCGACCGAATGGTTGTAGAGAGTTTCTCCACCTGTCGGCGTTGATACTCGACAACATCCGCCGGCTTCTTTGGCAACTTGGGCACATACTTTCCCGATGCCTGTCCACCCTGTGACAGCACTGATTGATACGCTTCGACGATCTTGTCGTAATGACGAGACGGAGCGTTTGACTTTCCAAACAGCAGCCGAGGGAGGAAGCGGGGCAAGCGTAATGCCATAACGACCGGTTTGGTTGCCTGGATCAAATGGATCACGTTCTGTGCGGGTGACCAACTGCGATCCAACGGCCGTTCGATGAACGTATCGGGGGAGAATTTGCCCCAGAAGGATTCGGCAGTGGTCGCAGCGTCGGTGAAGCCGGAGATTAGTTCGGGTTTGGTGAAAGGATCGGAAGTCATGTATGAGCCAAAAGAAAGAAGCAAATCACACGATTCAATTATCGTATTTCCTACTTTACGCATTGATTGCCGTCGTGAAGTCCTTTGTACGCATTGTCTTACTTCATTTCTTTGGAAAAAACTGGAATGCAATGGGATATCAGTGTATCTGCCATTGATTTCAGAAGCTCATAGAGATTGCGATTGTTTTCCGGCATTACCTGCAACATACCATCAAGAACTGATATTCCATGCCTTATCTTCTTTAGTTCGTCTGTCTCCGTACCTCCAGCATGTGCGAGCGCATGCCGAATGAACCCTGCACAACTTCTTCGAGAATTAATCCAGCACTTTGTGGCGATGTTATCACTAAAGGTACTTCGAAGATCTGCGTTAAGGCTTGAATTGGTCATTCGATAGTTAGTGCGACCACTTACATGGAGAAACATAGAAAGCACAAAGTATTCGTATCCAAAATATAATGATGAGTATGCTTGTCTTTGCCCCGACCAGATTGCAATTTGAAAATCAGTGTCACAAAAAAAATGGCTGAAGAGTTTGGATTCATCGACTTCGTTGATCAACTCCCTTGTTACCCCCTCAATTGAATGACTCTTACTCTGAATCCATTGGCTAAGCAGGGAACGTTGAGATTCAGATAAAGCTAGGAACTCGTAATGTTCAAGGTGCGATTCGATGAGTTCGAGAGCCTGTTGTATGGATGACTTTGCGCTAACAAAACCTTTAGCCATACTTGCGATGCACTTTATCATCAATTGTTGCATATGGTGGGTCAAATTGGCCGATTTCCAATGTAGAATTAAACGGCCCACAATTCTCTTTAGTGGCTCGGTTTGAATTTCCGCCCCAAGTTTTTCATTCCAAGAATAATCGATGAACTGATCGTATGAGCGATAGTCTGAATTTACGGTAATCTGAAATAATGAGCCATCCATGTCTACCTACCTCATCAGTCTACTTCACATTAAAATAAGTCGCCTCCGGGTGGTGGACTACCAACGCTGACGTTGATTGTTCTGGCTCTAACTGAAACTCTTCACTCAAGGTAATCCCAATGCGCTCGGGCTGCAGCAACTGGCATAGCTTTACCTGGTCTTCCAGGTTCGGGCAGGCGGGGTAGCCGAAGCTGTAGCGGCAGCCGCGATAAGCGAGCTTGAACAGCCGTGTGACATCGGGATCGTCGTCCTGGCCAATGCCCCAATCTGTACGCATTCGTTTGTGCCAGTATTCCGCAGTTGCTTCGGCGGCTTCGACGGAGAGGCCATGCAGGTACATATATTCGGTGTAGTTGTTCTGCTCGAAGAGCTGACGGGCGCGTTCGGATGCATAACGACCGACGGTAACGACGAAGAAGCCGGCGTGGTCAATGGCTTTGCCGTTCTCCCTCGGAGCGAAGTAGTCGGCCAGGCAGAGGTTATCGCGGCCTACCTGTCTTGGGAAGTGGAAACGGAGTTTCTCAGTGTGGTAGTCATCTTCAAAGATAATCAGATCGTTGCCTTCGCCGGCAGCGGGAAAGAAGCCGTACACTGCCGTGGGGCGGAGAATATTTTCGCGGATACACTGCTTCTTCATTCGGTCGAAAAGCGGGTAGGCGGTTTCCTGCATCTGGCGTTCATACTCGGCGGGTTTGACGTTGTTCTTGCGGAATTGCCATTGCGTGCCGATGAGCGTGCGTTCGTTGATGAAGCGGAAGACTTCGGCGATGTCGATGTTCTGGACGACTTTGGTGCCGAGGAACGGGGGCTTGGGGAGGTTGGGTGCGGGTTTTAGAGTGCGTTCGACAGGAAGCGCCTGAACGGCGGCGTTATCGAACTCCTCACCCCCGACCCCTCTCCCCGGGAGGGAGAGGGGAGCCAGACCGGCCCCTGCTCCGCCAGTATAGTTATCGGCGGTGGTGCCTCTTACTGGGGGTGCCAGGGTGATGATGGGTTCGTGGTTGGCGGTGAGGGTGGCGGGTTTGTGGCCGCAGAGTTCATCCATCAGGTGCAGGCCGCTGAAAGCATCCTCGCCATAAAAGACCGGGCCGGACTGATAGGTGCGTCGGAGATTGTCTTCGACATAACGGCGAGTGAGCGCGGCACCTCCACAGATAACCGGAATCTTGTAGCCCCGCTGTTGCATCAGTTCCAGGTTCTCTTTCATAACGACAGTCGATTTTACCAGCAGGCCACTCATTCCGATGGCCTGGGCTTTGGTCTTTTCCAGCTCTTCGAGAATGGTTTCAATCGATTGCTTGATGCCGAGGTTGTAAACCTTGTAGCCGTTGTTGGTGAGGATAATATCAACGAGGTTCTTGCCAATGTCATGTACATCGCCCTTGACGGTAGCGAGGACGATCTTGCCTTTTTCGGAACCCTCGACCTTGGTCATGTATTGTTCGAGATGCTTGACCGATGCTTTCATCACCTCGGCAGATTGCAGCACGAAGGGAAGTTGCATCTGGCCGGAACCGAAGAGATCGCCGACGACCTTCATGCCATCGAGCAGGATGGTATTGATGATGTCGAGTGGTGTATAGGTTTTGCGAGCGGTTTCGAGGTCGTCGATCAGTGTATCGCGGCGACCCATGATGATGGCGTTTTTAAGACGTTCTTCGATGGTGCTGCCGAGATCAACCGTTTTCTTGGCGTTCGTTTTCTTTTCGCCACCAAACGATTGATAGTGAGCGATGAGTTGCTGCAAGGGATCGCCATCTTCCCGCTGATTGAGCAACAGTCGTTCCGCTAATTTGAGCCCCTCCGGATCAATCTCATTCAGCGGTAGAATCTTGCTGGCGTTCAAGATGGCGGCGT of the Planctomycetia bacterium genome contains:
- a CDS encoding glycosyl hydrolase yields the protein MKFICITFALMIAVTQTSNAQWVQQSINTTADFRGLCAISSDVAWVSGTKGTVGRTLDGGKTWEVITVPGAEKLDFRDIEAFSKDVAYILSIGSGENSRIYKTTDGGKQWKLQFTNDNPKAFYDALAFWDEQHGVAISDPVDGKFRLLITSDGGANWKPILSANMPDALEGEGAFAASGACLLATGTNDIWFVTGGASAARLFHSPDKGRNWTVLESKMQAGVDSRGIFSLAFKDRSTGMMVGGDYKIPLQTNQTWLLTTNGGISWEAAEKPSLLPFCSCVVWAGNHWIAVGTTGSFQSQDGKKWNRIDAENYNVVSAGKDGSTWAAGPKSRIATLKN
- a CDS encoding DinB family protein, whose product is MTSDPFTKPELISGFTDAATTAESFWGKFSPDTFIERPLDRSWSPAQNVIHLIQATKPVVMALRLPRFLPRLLFGKSNAPSRHYDKIVEAYQSVLSQGGQASGKYVPKLPKKPADVVEYQRRQVEKLSTTIRSLSQALENWTEQDLDRLVLPHPLLGKLSVREMLFFTLYHLGHHQDKVASKTA
- the metH gene encoding methionine synthase, which encodes MIKPDFLQLLNERVLVLDGAMGTNLHNYNPTDADWGGKEFVNCTEWMLYTHPEWVHAIHKGFLEVGSDGVETNTFGANKIALNEFGEGDKVEEINRLAVKIAKEACAEYSTPDKPRYVIGSIGPGTKSITLGHISFDELLEGYRLQARALIENGADVLLVETAFDLLNLKAVCIVCVEEMQRAGIKLPLMAQVTIERQGTMLAGSDIGSAMVTLEALSIDIIGINCATGPDLMVSHIRHLSDYGRRKISCLPNAGLPENVDGKAHFPLRPEELARALKQFVSDYGVNIVGGCCGTTFEHIRQLVEAVKGIKPKVRTPVFEPSVASLYQAQTLKQSPGPLIVGERTNTTGSRKFKKLLEADDIEGMAAMAREQQDEGAHLLDVCVAYPGRDEVADMNKVLRRFNEAVRLPIVIDSTEWQVMAEGLKYITGKPFLNSINLEEGRKKLDIIVPLAKKYGAALVALTIDETGQATTCDWKFDVAKRIYDICVNEHGVEPTDLYFDPLTLPVSTGQSDLYNAAVETLNSMKRIKAELPGAGTWLGLSNISFGLDPYVRQVVNSVFLKLALESGLDAAILNASKILPLNEIDPEGLKLAERLLLNQREDGDPLQQLIAHYQSFGGEKKTNAKKTVDLGSTIEERLKNAIIMGRRDTLIDDLETARKTYTPLDIINTILLDGMKVVGDLFGSGQMQLPFVLQSAEVMKASVKHLEQYMTKVEGSEKGKIVLATVKGDVHDIGKNLVDIILTNNGYKVYNLGIKQSIETILEELEKTKAQAIGMSGLLVKSTVVMKENLELMQQRGYKIPVICGGAALTRRYVEDNLRRTYQSGPVFYGEDAFSGLHLMDELCGHKPATLTANHEPIITLAPPVRGTTADNYTGGAGAGLAPLSLPGRGVGGEEFDNAAVQALPVERTLKPAPNLPKPPFLGTKVVQNIDIAEVFRFINERTLIGTQWQFRKNNVKPAEYERQMQETAYPLFDRMKKQCIRENILRPTAVYGFFPAAGEGNDLIIFEDDYHTEKLRFHFPRQVGRDNLCLADYFAPRENGKAIDHAGFFVVTVGRYASERARQLFEQNNYTEYMYLHGLSVEAAEATAEYWHKRMRTDWGIGQDDDPDVTRLFKLAYRGCRYSFGYPACPNLEDQVKLCQLLQPERIGITLSEEFQLEPEQSTSALVVHHPEATYFNVK